In the Thunnus albacares chromosome 10, fThuAlb1.1, whole genome shotgun sequence genome, taaaataataataacatgacTTATACACAGCACTGATGTCAATCTAAAGATGTTATAGctgtttttaaataatgtttgatAGATTAATGTTTGAGTAATTTCTCTTACCGTTACAACAATCACAAGATTTTCTCTTGATGTGATATATGAGGAAGGCTATTACAACCAGATTTATAGCCAAAGCAGCACATAGCAGGTAGATAATTGTGTTGGCCTTCTGTAAATTCCACCTGCTGACAACTGAAGCTTtatgaacataaataaataaaagaaacaatttaAGGTTAAGAAATAGCAATCAATAATTTATGGTATTTGATAAGATGATATGAAGaagaacaaatgttttttgataGTTGGTCTAAACGGATTGTACTTGACTCCTAATAAAACACATAGATAGGGTAATTTCACCattatataaaaattaatttacCTTCAATGTCCAGTTTTGTTCCATTTCCAAATAATATCTCCCTATATGTGGCTACAGCACAGTAGTAAGTCCCAGCATCAGACGAGCTGACGTTCTTAGAGAAGCTGTAGACACATTTCTGTGGAGAGCGAGTCTCAGAActcttttcacattcatcacCACTGTTTCCATGAGCGTAAATAAAACTGGGATGAGATTCATCTGATCCAGCTCTGAACCAGTACACTCTGTGTTCTTCTGGACACTTTTTATTCTCAGAGTCAGAGAGCACTGAACACTGGAGAGTCACAGAGTCTCCTGGATGGACTGGATCAGATGGAAAGTCTTGAGTGATGGCAGTGATATCAGGTTCTGGTCCTGGGgaagtgaaaatacaaattatgaacatgttttactcactttaatgaaaacagttacacacattcattcatatatgaAGAACACTTTCATATAATCTATGGAAACATAAAGATGTAAATATGTAAACTGCTGTTATAAATGGTGTTGAATGTAAGCAGATAAACTGATGATTACGTTAAGGAACGTGAAATCTTTGCTTGTTGAGTTTTATTTACCTTTAATCCTCAGAAATGTTCCGTTCAAAAATGTCATCTTAAGTTGGTCTACTTTTATACAGTAATAAAGTCCAGCATCGCTTAGTTCAGATTTATTAATACGCAGGACAAATGTCCCAGacttttgttttgctgtaataCGAGTAGTCTTATCAACACCATCATAATCAATATTAAATGTTCCTCCCAAGAATTCAGGCAAGCTTCCAGCAACAAGCCTGATCCAGAACAAGGTGGTTGCTTCGTACTCAGATGTCTGGCGGGTACATGTCAGATTCACATTATCTCCAACACCAACAGTCTTTGTCACAAAAATCTGATTGTCTGTGCATcctgaaaaaagatgaaaataaacacagagcAATAATAAACAACAGATATGGCTTCATATATGCTTTCTGCTAAATTGCTGCAAGAAGATGACAATATAACTGAAATATATCTGGAGTAAAGCTGACTTTATATACTTACGCCCAACTCTGAGCATGAGCAGGATATAAAATCCAAACAGCATTTTCTTGTTAATTCACTTAAGACAGCAGCTAATTTAAACAGTATCAGAAGATGATCCGCCTTAATGTAATCATATGAAATGGGAGGGAACAATTTCAGAacaatctgattggctgctcgCTATGTTGGTGTTTCAGTGAACTACCACAGTGGAAATAATATCAAACATCTTTCCAACctaaacacatgaaacaacacCAACAGTGagcttttgtttcatgtttcatggtGTGTTTCTATTACTGACACTGAGAGTAAACATGAGAGATGATTTCATTCAATCTTGACGTGAACTGCAATAATCTCAAACACTCTTCTTCATAACATTTTATCTAGATTTCTACAATATTTGGATGGACTTTTCAGTTTATACTTATGGTCAAGGTGcttcagaaacacacataaatcatcataaattaGATTTAATTTTATCTTGCTGGGGTCATCTACCAAGAAAGAAGGATTTGTCAGAAGAAGTGACATTTTTAGAGCATTGTTGTCATTACTACCATATTTATTGGCCAGAGACCTGGTTTTGAGAATCCCTAAAATACATAGCAGGTGCTTCTTTGTGATTTATGTGGTAATATATTGTCCATTTCCAGAATGATTTAGctcattgtttggtctatacTAACCCTATCAAACtcaaaatcaaaccaaaagaTGTTCAGAtatctttttaaacaaaacctTGATGTTGAGTAATTCTGCAAACCCAAGATTATGTTTAATGTTGGAGATTtcaattgttcttttttttttcttatttacaacaacttaaagtccccttcactcaaaaatgtgttttgcctCTTTATCCTTGAGTTGGATGTTCGGCCTtaaatgtgcagagtttgacactagaaggctgttttcacattcatctattCTTCATATATCTccatgtctggagaggatctttaagtAAAACTACTtgtttaaggttagggaaagatgatCATAACGGCAAATAAACCACAGTATGGTGACAGACTACTATGACAGATGTCTGGCAGATGACAGACACCATTCTTCATGAACggcacactacttcctgcactgGAACTGAACATTAGCACTGGATGTTAATTTCAGTACCTACTGCAGAAAAATCTACATCATACTTAGTATTTATTTCACCGTGCAAGCTATGCATTTTAGATTGGTAggattcaaataaaaaatgctaatgttgcctTTTAATTGGCAGTAAACATAAAATAGTGATGTCTTTTGGTGAGCCAATAGTTTTGTGCTGCAGCATGGCACCAACATTTCCGGGGTTGGGGTTAGATTGGATTGGATTCCCTGGGTCTCACCTGATTACTTAACCCAGctattatgaaaataaaacactgatcACTCCAACCCCATCTCTggcctgtctgtgtttgcacatgGATTCACCTGCTTAGCTGCCATGtgacaaaatgttcatttcaaaGGAGGTACTGATGCCCGTAAccttgaaatataaataaatataaaatcacacaaaatataTCTGTAGGAGGCCTATGGTTCCCGGTCTAATGTAAAATTCCTCAAAAATGTCTGTAGCACACAGTTAAATAGGATTTATGGATCTGTTTGATTTGTGTTCAATTTAAAATATGCAACCAGCCATTTGCCACACTGATACACAAAGATAGAGGGGACATCTTGAATATTGTGGGAGGCAGCCAATCCAGATGTTCCACATCATCAATGATGACCCGCCCACTGTGCCTGTCAGTCACATCAGCAGGAAGAGCTGACGATTCTAGTCAGGGGGCTGGTGAAAGGAGAGCAGAGCACAACTCTGTCACAGTGCTATCACAGAAACTAATTCAGCTGCAGGCAGAATTTCTGGCTCAAAAAGGGGAGAAAATCACTAATTGAGATTTGAACCCAAGACCTTGTTATGAGGCAGCATGTTAGTCAGTGAGAGACTATCCCAGAAGGgtgttttttgtaataaaagGAAGCTTTTCACAtgcagtaaaacagtaaaaatgctACCTTCCTACCCCATGAACAGTAGTGGATATATTCACAATAACAAGAAAAAACCACCTGACACTATAATTTAGTCTACTGCAACACCACAGGCTCTAGcataaaaaaggacaaaagtgGAGGTTTCTGACACACTTCTTCCTTCACCTACTTGTATGTATGTTTAGAGAATAAAAGATAGATAGATTCATAATGTAAAGGGTCAAAACTGCAGCAATACTTGTCTGAAGATGCATTTCTGTTTGTGGTTGAGTCTGACAAAAAAATTGTTCTTACTACTGGCAAATGTTGAACGACACATCAAAATtatcatactgtacatataaacCAGCGGTTCCCTGACATAATGCTGTGTCCAGGAAGGTGGATACAGGAACAGTGGCaactgtaaaaaatgtaatttgaaaaAAGCCCTGCAGTAAATAGTTTGTGTAGCATGTACTTTGTGTCTTGCT is a window encoding:
- the LOC122990550 gene encoding uncharacterized protein LOC122990550 isoform X1; protein product: MLFGFYILLMLRVGRCTDNQIFVTKTVGVGDNVNLTCTRQTSEYEATTLFWIRLVAGSLPEFLGGTFNIDYDGVDKTTRITAKQKSGTFVLRINKSELSDAGLYYCIKVDQLKMTFLNGTFLRIKGPEPDITAITQDFPSDPVHPGDSVTLQCSVLSDSENKKCPEEHRVYWFRAGSDESHPSFIYAHGNSGDECEKSSETRSPQKCVYSFSKNVSSSDAGTYYCAVATYREILFGNGTKLDIEASVVSRWNLQKANTIIYLLCAALAINLVVIAFLIYHIKRKSCDCCNAAVALQTNAETASGGQQSQQRYENSLVYSGVTFTKKKAGKAGRRNAKAAEENCVYNTVRA
- the LOC122990550 gene encoding uncharacterized protein LOC122990550 isoform X2; amino-acid sequence: MLFGFYILLMLRVGRCTDNQIFVTKTVGVGDNVNLTCTRQTSEYEATTLFWIRLVAGSLPEFLGGTFNIDYDGVDKTTRITAKQKSGTFVLRINKSELSDAGLYYCIKVDQLKMTFLNGTFLRIKGPEPDITAITQDFPSDPVHPGDSVTLQCSVLSDSENKKCPEEHRVYWFRAGSDESHPSFIYAHGNSGDECEKSSETRSPQKCVYSFSKNVSSSDAGTYYCAVATYREILFGNGTKLDIEVVSRWNLQKANTIIYLLCAALAINLVVIAFLIYHIKRKSCDCCNAAVALQTNAETASGGQQSQQRYENSLVYSGVTFTKKKAGKAGRRNAKAAEENCVYNTVRA
- the LOC122990550 gene encoding uncharacterized protein LOC122990550 isoform X3 codes for the protein MPFDGIVGCTDNQIFVTKTVGVGDNVNLTCTRQTSEYEATTLFWIRLVAGSLPEFLGGTFNIDYDGVDKTTRITAKQKSGTFVLRINKSELSDAGLYYCIKVDQLKMTFLNGTFLRIKGPEPDITAITQDFPSDPVHPGDSVTLQCSVLSDSENKKCPEEHRVYWFRAGSDESHPSFIYAHGNSGDECEKSSETRSPQKCVYSFSKNVSSSDAGTYYCAVATYREILFGNGTKLDIEASVVSRWNLQKANTIIYLLCAALAINLVVIAFLIYHIKRKSCDCCNAAVALQTNAETASGGQQSQQRYENSLVYSGVTFTKKKAGKAGRRNAKAAEENCVYNTVRA